ACTTTTGGATCCTTGATGATTAGAAATTAATCCttgggtttttggggttttttcccttttagtAACAACATTTAACATTAACGTATGCACTGTTCTGAGCTTTGTATTCCTATGAATTTATCTAGTCCACACTACATCCCTCTGAGATAGGTACTATTTATTATTGTCTTCACATTAGACATGAGAGCACTACAGCAAAGACtggttaaatgatttgcccaagaacACTATGTTGAAAATAGTGAAAGCAGGTCTCAAGTTCAGGCAGCTGCTTGAGTATTAGGCTGTGGTACTCATAAGACCTGAACCAGGCCACCTTTTAAGTCTCTTCTGATCAGATTCTACATGTCCAATAGCCAAGAATAATAATTCTTTGAAAAagaccctcccccttctcctgccaGTTTGGCTTATTGTAATCAGAAAATACgttctttaaaattttgaaacaaaatgCTTTGATAAATTCTTACACTGTTTTATTAAATTTGACTAGAGGACTGTTTTTAAAGAATCCAGTTATGAATTCTTTATAAAATAGCTGGTCATTCCTTGATGTACGTTTATATTTGTTTACAGGTCTTGTAATTCATTTCAAAGCCACATTCAGATTGGATTATTTATACCACTCTTCACTTgtaaataattttgaattgctTTAGTGTAACAGTGCTTATTCATTTGTCAGCAAATACTActtaatttacagtgttttgaaaataagaaaatttaacaTTCTTAATTTTTAGCCTTATGCACTGTTCTGAAGCTTCTGAGTTTTTAAGGCCTCTGCTAAGGGATTAAAAATTCTTGTCAATTTAAGAGGTCCATGGTTTGATAGTATATTATGGAagtaatatttgttctttttcaagaaatTGCTGATTTTGAGAAATTCGAAGACAGTttctaatcatcaaggaaatttaGGTGTTAATGTTTGGAAATGGACAATTTACTTATACAAATAACAatactaaattaaaattttttattactcAGTATACCTTAATtgctattaaaaaaggaaaagcaaatataTCAAGGGAGAGTTGTTGCCTGGGAGAGGCAAGCCAGTTTGCAGCCTAGAGGTCTTccaaagtggtatctcattgagtTCCATTCAACAAAATTTTCCCTTGGCATTGTAAGTTGTGTAACGAATATTGTCAGTCCCTGAAGGTGGTTGGGCTTTGCAAGTTAAGTCACACTAAACTGGAGTATGTGAAAATTACCAAGTTCCTTAATGTTTTTGTGCCCtcttttatttatctgtaaatGGAAATGCCAGGGTACTCAACCTCACTGGGTGTTTTAAATGAGTTGATATGTGTTAAGAGCTTGACTGCCTAGCACCCAGCAAATGTTGGTGCTATTCCTTCATATTATCATATTTATGATTGGGGAGCAGTGACTGGAGAGGTTTGGAGGCAGGCACCTCACTATTATTTTCCGGTAGACCACTTATTATTCCTTTACCTTGCAGATAGCAGCATTTTGATTTAATAGACTTGATTTAAGCTAATACTTGTAGTATGATTTAAGTTTTTCCTTCAGTGTAGAAAGTCATTTCAAATATCTTAATCTAGGTGAATTCCTTCAGTCATTTGatctaatttgttttttcttcacgTTTATTGGCAGTCCAAGAGCTCAAGCCTGGGACAATGGTGTGCATTCCCTGCATTGTCATTCCAGTTTTGCCCTGGGTCTACAAAAAATTTCTGGAGCCATATATATACCCGCTGATTTCCCCTTTTGTTAGTTGTATATGGCCTAGGAAAGCTGTACGAGAATCCAACGATAAAAGTAAAGGCAAAGTAGACTATAAGGTAAGAACGTTAAAATGCCTTGAATGAGCGGGGGGTTGCAGGGGCTGGGGTACAGGGTAAAATACTTGGCTTTTGGGAATGCAAGTTCTTCAGACAAAACCTTCATTAATGTGtctacatttccttcttttttaaaatagagatttggggttttttatttAAACAGTTAACATTTGTTTAAACTAAGGTTTTAAACTAGACCTCTGATTTATGAGTTTGCTCTTTGCTTTATAGCCAAGATAATAACCAGTATTTCCTGGCTGGTAAGAGTAATGCTAAATAGTTAATAGAAGACAAGAGATGATACTAAAATAAGCCAGTTTCACTGATTGATAACTTTAATGAGATACTTAATTGGTAGGatcatagagtattttttttaaacaataagttatttttttta
This genomic interval from Vicugna pacos chromosome 24, VicPac4, whole genome shotgun sequence contains the following:
- the LOC140688968 gene encoding UPF0729 protein C18orf32 homolog: MVCIPCIVIPVLPWVYKKFLEPYIYPLISPFVSCIWPRKAVRESNDKSKGKVDYKGADINGLPTRGPTEISEKKKG